A genomic region of Pseudoxanthomonas suwonensis contains the following coding sequences:
- a CDS encoding 2OG-Fe(II) oxygenase: protein MISNELDIEPFRARLRAHGRVQIPGFLQEDAATRLHHCLRDEVRWETAQRADAEPAPGQSASAVPGSAQDAALLEAATRRAREGFEFYFDRYRMIEARRDGLDPELVLHAVVDFLNSPPFLQFARHLTGDQAIRMVSAIAVRYRTGHFLRAHNDRVGDEDRAFAYVMNLSRDWLPDWGGLLHFLDPAEQRVVDTFTPLWNSLSLFRVPQPHVVSLVAPWAGAPRYSITGWLRRG from the coding sequence ATGATCAGCAACGAACTCGACATCGAGCCCTTCCGCGCGCGGCTGCGCGCGCACGGACGGGTGCAGATTCCCGGCTTCCTGCAGGAGGATGCGGCCACCCGGCTGCACCACTGCCTGCGCGACGAGGTGCGCTGGGAGACCGCGCAGCGCGCCGACGCCGAACCCGCCCCCGGCCAGTCCGCCAGCGCGGTGCCGGGCAGCGCGCAGGACGCGGCGTTGCTGGAAGCGGCCACCCGCCGCGCGCGCGAGGGGTTCGAGTTCTACTTCGACCGCTACCGCATGATCGAGGCGCGCCGCGACGGCCTGGATCCGGAACTGGTGCTGCACGCGGTGGTCGATTTCCTCAACAGCCCGCCGTTCCTGCAGTTCGCCCGGCACCTGACCGGCGACCAGGCGATCCGCATGGTCAGCGCGATCGCCGTGCGCTACCGGACCGGGCATTTCCTGCGCGCGCACAACGATCGCGTCGGCGACGAGGACCGTGCCTTCGCCTACGTGATGAACCTCAGCCGCGACTGGCTGCCGGACTGGGGCGGCCTGCTGCACTTCCTCGACCCCGCCGAGCAGCGGGTGGTCGACACCTTCACGCCGCTGTGGAATTCGCTGAGCCTGTTCCGCGTGCCGCAGCCGCACGTGGTCAGCCTGGTGGCGCCGTGGGCCGGCGCGCCGCGCTACAGCATCACCGGCTGGCTGCGCCGCGGCTGA
- a CDS encoding tetratricopeptide repeat protein: MKKLRFPLALGLAMCSWLAQAQSLPAPKEFYFDQDVQTTRAIVAIPGEGDAVVDRLAAAVQRKPTDVEARAQLARVAMRSGRAELGEELYRVALRNAGGNQRITRTVSWNYAWDLYIAGEHRRALEQWQKLLGGWPAAPGWQPPTMALALWKLGYKAEAVAWYAAAVRTEPQEWTSAGNFSRLLPEWRDEDRAALAEVLAAWQADPPSWP, translated from the coding sequence GTGAAGAAGTTGCGTTTTCCGCTGGCCCTCGGGCTGGCGATGTGTTCGTGGCTGGCCCAGGCGCAGTCGCTGCCGGCGCCGAAGGAGTTCTACTTCGACCAGGATGTGCAGACCACGCGCGCGATCGTGGCCATTCCGGGCGAGGGCGACGCCGTGGTCGACCGGCTCGCGGCCGCGGTGCAGCGCAAGCCGACGGATGTCGAAGCGCGCGCCCAGCTGGCGCGCGTGGCCATGCGCTCCGGCCGCGCGGAGCTGGGCGAGGAGCTGTACCGCGTCGCGCTGAGGAACGCCGGCGGCAACCAGCGGATCACCCGCACGGTGTCCTGGAACTACGCCTGGGACCTGTACATCGCCGGCGAACACAGGCGCGCGCTCGAGCAGTGGCAGAAGCTGCTGGGCGGCTGGCCCGCCGCTCCCGGCTGGCAGCCGCCGACCATGGCGCTGGCGCTGTGGAAGCTCGGCTACAAGGCCGAGGCGGTGGCCTGGTATGCGGCGGCGGTGCGCACCGAGCCGCAGGAGTGGACCAGCGCGGGCAACTTCTCGCGGCTGCTGCCCGAGTGGCGCGATGAGGATCGCGCTGCGCTGGCCGAGGTGCTGGCCGCCTGGCAGGCCGATCCGCCGTCCTGGCCGTAA
- a CDS encoding indolepyruvate ferredoxin oxidoreductase family protein — translation MTSTAELTSPSSANSPGLDTFDRDYTLEHKYTRRDGRIYLSGVQALVRLPLMQQLRDAAAGLDTAGFVSGYRGSPLGGFDLELWRARKHLEVAKVRFQPGINEDLGATMVWGTQQTNLFPGAKVDGVYAMWYGKGPGVDRCGDVFKHGNAAGTSKHGGVLALAADDHACRSSTLPHGSEDEFVSAMMPVLNPAGVQDILDLGLVGWAMSRYTGRWIGFKTIAETVESSASVQVDPFARSIVLPEDFELPPGGLSIRWPDPPLDQEMRLHRYAVKAAQAFARANGIDRIVLDAPNPRLGIVTTGKSYLDVLQALEYLGLDETACRDIGIRVYKVGMTWPLEPEGIARFARGLEDIVVVEEKRAFLERQMKEQFYNWPADWGRRPSIVGKYDEAGEWILPSTGELTPATIAGVIGRRIQRFFNTESIEQRLRWMDAKEAEMALPRANFPRVPHYCSGCPHNTSTVVPDGSRALGGIGCHYMVTWMDRSTDTFTHMGGEGVTWAGQAPFTDTPHVFQNLGDGTYFHSGSLAIRQAVAAKVNITYKILYNDAVAMTGGQPVDGQLSVPDIAWQMRAEGIDTIVLVSDDISRWHKRELFPSGMEFFDRAELDAVQKRLREVKGVSILIYDQTCATEKRRRRKRGKLEDPQKRVMINTLVCEGCGDCGQKSFCVSVLPKETEFGRKREIDQSNCNKDYSCVKGFCPSFVTVHGGKPRKGRKAEAAARLENLPDPVFRSALEQPWNILITGVGGTGVVTIGALLGMAGHLEGKGATVLDQTGLAQKGGAVTTHIRIARTPEDIHAVRIAAGEADLVLGCDMVVVNDYWALSKVRAERSEVVLNTYEAMPGTFTMRPDLHFPAADIVAGVKLALGGREPRLLDATQLATALLGDAIASNLFMLGYAWQLGLVPISFTALMRAIELNGAAIEMNQQAFAWGRLAAVDPQAVAAAAGLVSNPATADERVPDGLRQLPPGDWEGNEWGSTSAPRPVRAERELRGLPEHGGLPDGGASPLDTATGQVVALPLDDLRLSRSLDELVARREKFLADYQDAAYARRYTDLVARVRTAENLKAPGSTALTEAVARYAFKLMAYKDEYEVARLYTSGEFQRRLQQQFEGDYSLRLHLAPPLLAKKDEQGRLLKREYGPWVFTAFKWLARLRFLRGGALDPFGRTAERRMERQLIADYFATVERLLAKLDAGNLELAAQIASIPEHIRGYGHVKEAHLHQAKAREAQLLRDWDNPLRVVSLDAA, via the coding sequence ATGACCAGCACCGCCGAACTGACCTCGCCCTCCTCCGCCAACTCGCCCGGGCTGGACACGTTCGACCGCGACTACACGCTGGAGCACAAGTACACCCGCCGCGACGGCCGCATCTACCTCAGCGGGGTGCAGGCGCTGGTGCGACTGCCGCTGATGCAGCAGCTGCGCGACGCGGCCGCCGGACTGGATACCGCCGGCTTCGTCAGCGGCTACCGCGGCAGCCCGCTGGGTGGCTTCGACCTGGAGCTGTGGCGGGCGCGCAAGCACCTGGAGGTGGCCAAGGTCCGTTTCCAGCCGGGCATCAACGAGGACCTCGGCGCGACCATGGTCTGGGGCACGCAGCAGACCAATCTGTTCCCCGGGGCCAAGGTCGATGGCGTCTACGCCATGTGGTACGGCAAGGGCCCGGGCGTGGACCGCTGCGGCGACGTGTTCAAGCACGGTAACGCCGCCGGCACCTCGAAGCATGGCGGCGTGCTGGCGCTGGCCGCCGACGACCACGCCTGCCGCAGCTCGACCCTGCCGCACGGCAGCGAGGACGAGTTCGTCAGCGCGATGATGCCGGTGCTCAACCCGGCCGGGGTGCAGGACATCCTCGACCTGGGCCTGGTCGGCTGGGCGATGAGCCGCTACACCGGGCGCTGGATCGGCTTCAAGACCATCGCCGAGACGGTGGAGTCCTCGGCCTCGGTGCAGGTGGATCCGTTCGCGCGGTCGATCGTGCTGCCGGAGGATTTCGAACTGCCGCCGGGCGGGCTCAGCATCCGCTGGCCCGACCCGCCGCTGGACCAGGAAATGCGCCTGCACCGCTACGCGGTCAAGGCCGCGCAGGCCTTCGCCCGCGCCAACGGCATCGACCGCATCGTGCTGGATGCGCCGAACCCGCGCCTGGGCATCGTCACCACCGGCAAGAGCTACCTGGACGTGCTGCAGGCGCTGGAATACCTGGGCCTGGACGAGACCGCCTGCCGCGACATCGGCATCCGTGTGTACAAGGTCGGCATGACCTGGCCGCTGGAGCCGGAGGGCATCGCCCGCTTCGCCCGCGGCCTGGAGGACATCGTCGTGGTCGAGGAGAAGCGCGCCTTCCTCGAGCGGCAGATGAAGGAGCAGTTCTACAACTGGCCGGCCGACTGGGGCCGGCGGCCGAGCATCGTCGGCAAGTACGACGAGGCCGGCGAGTGGATCCTGCCGTCCACCGGCGAGCTCACCCCGGCGACCATCGCCGGCGTCATCGGCCGGCGCATCCAGCGTTTCTTCAATACGGAGTCGATCGAGCAGCGACTGCGCTGGATGGACGCCAAGGAAGCGGAGATGGCCCTGCCGCGGGCCAACTTCCCGCGCGTGCCGCACTACTGCTCGGGTTGCCCGCACAACACCTCCACGGTGGTGCCGGACGGCTCGCGCGCGCTGGGCGGGATCGGCTGCCACTACATGGTCACCTGGATGGACCGCTCCACCGACACCTTCACCCACATGGGCGGCGAAGGCGTGACCTGGGCCGGGCAGGCACCGTTCACCGACACCCCGCACGTGTTCCAGAACCTGGGCGACGGCACCTACTTCCACAGCGGCTCGCTGGCGATCCGCCAGGCGGTCGCGGCCAAGGTCAACATCACCTACAAGATCCTCTACAACGACGCGGTGGCCATGACCGGCGGCCAGCCGGTGGACGGCCAGCTGAGCGTGCCGGACATCGCCTGGCAGATGCGCGCCGAGGGCATCGACACGATCGTGCTGGTCAGCGACGACATCTCGCGCTGGCACAAGCGCGAGCTGTTCCCGTCCGGCATGGAGTTCTTCGACCGCGCCGAGCTGGACGCGGTGCAGAAGCGCCTGCGCGAAGTGAAGGGCGTCAGCATCCTGATCTACGACCAGACCTGCGCCACCGAAAAGCGGCGCCGGCGCAAGCGCGGCAAGCTCGAGGACCCGCAGAAGCGGGTGATGATCAACACCCTGGTGTGCGAAGGCTGCGGCGACTGCGGCCAGAAGAGCTTCTGCGTGTCGGTGCTGCCCAAGGAAACCGAGTTCGGGCGCAAGCGCGAGATCGACCAGTCCAACTGCAACAAGGACTACTCCTGCGTGAAGGGCTTCTGCCCCAGCTTCGTCACCGTGCACGGTGGCAAGCCGCGCAAGGGCCGCAAGGCCGAGGCGGCGGCGCGGCTGGAGAACCTGCCGGATCCCGTGTTCCGCTCCGCGCTGGAACAGCCCTGGAACATCCTGATCACCGGCGTCGGCGGCACCGGCGTGGTCACCATCGGCGCGCTGCTGGGCATGGCCGGGCACCTGGAGGGCAAGGGCGCCACCGTGCTCGACCAGACCGGCCTGGCGCAGAAGGGCGGCGCGGTCACCACCCACATCCGCATCGCGCGCACGCCCGAGGACATCCACGCCGTGCGCATCGCCGCCGGCGAGGCCGACCTGGTGCTGGGCTGCGACATGGTCGTGGTCAACGACTACTGGGCGCTGTCCAAGGTGCGCGCCGAACGCTCGGAAGTGGTGCTCAACACCTACGAGGCGATGCCGGGCACCTTCACCATGCGCCCGGACCTGCACTTCCCCGCGGCCGACATCGTCGCCGGGGTGAAGCTGGCGCTCGGCGGGCGCGAGCCGCGCCTGCTCGATGCCACCCAGCTGGCCACCGCGCTGCTGGGCGACGCCATCGCCAGCAACCTGTTCATGCTCGGCTACGCCTGGCAGCTGGGGCTGGTGCCGATCTCCTTCACCGCGTTGATGCGCGCGATCGAGCTCAACGGCGCGGCCATCGAGATGAACCAGCAGGCCTTCGCCTGGGGCCGCCTGGCCGCGGTCGATCCGCAGGCGGTGGCCGCCGCCGCCGGGCTGGTCTCCAACCCGGCCACCGCCGACGAACGCGTGCCCGACGGCCTGCGCCAGCTGCCGCCCGGCGACTGGGAAGGCAACGAATGGGGCAGCACCAGCGCGCCGCGGCCGGTCCGCGCCGAGCGCGAACTGCGCGGCCTGCCCGAGCATGGCGGCCTGCCGGACGGCGGCGCCTCGCCGCTGGACACCGCCACCGGCCAGGTCGTCGCGCTGCCGCTGGACGACCTGCGCCTGTCGCGCAGCCTCGACGAACTGGTCGCGCGCCGCGAGAAGTTCCTGGCCGACTACCAGGATGCCGCCTACGCGCGCCGCTACACCGACCTGGTGGCCAGGGTGCGCACCGCCGAGAACCTGAAGGCGCCGGGCTCGACCGCGCTGACCGAGGCGGTGGCCCGCTACGCGTTCAAGCTGATGGCCTACAAGGACGAGTACGAAGTCGCCCGGCTGTACACCAGCGGCGAGTTCCAGCGCCGCCTGCAGCAGCAGTTCGAAGGCGACTACAGCCTGCGCCTCCACCTGGCGCCGCCGCTGCTGGCGAAGAAGGATGAACAGGGCCGGCTGCTCAAGCGCGAGTACGGGCCTTGGGTGTTCACCGCATTCAAGTGGCTGGCCAGGCTGCGCTTCCTGCGCGGCGGCGCGCTGGATCCGTTCGGCCGCACTGCCGAGCGGCGCATGGAGCGGCAGCTGATCGCCGACTACTTCGCCACCGTCGAGCGGCTGCTGGCGAAGCTCGATGCCGGCAACCTCGAACTGGCCGCGCAGATCGCCAGCATCCCCGAGCACATCCGCGGCTACGGCCACGTCAAGGAAGCGCACCTGCACCAGGCCAAGGCGCGCGAGGCGCAGTTGCTGAGGGACTGGGACAACCCGCTGCGGGTGGTCAGCCTCGACGCGGCATGA
- a CDS encoding serine hydrolase has translation MRHTIIGLLLAIAAFFPTAALAAPPTDAEVARYARSLLEQSFPDPAATPGMAVLVARGDRVLYRDARGTASLELGVPLAPDQVFRIGSVTKQFAAAGVLKLVEEGKVALDDPLAKYVPGYPGAGQVSVRMLLNHTSGIRSYTGVPGVMDGPIRQDLATAQLIDTFKDEKPDFEPGKGFRYNNSGYVLAGAVIEAASGMPWHQYLDQALFQPLGLARTGYGNQAVAVIPGHVTGYTLNGGQWAHARHLSMTQPHAAGALVSTVDDLLKWNRALHGGRVLKAETYRQMIEPFQEDEPYGFGIVHQPFRGAHLLQHGGGIFGFSSYLAYVPDAELTVAVLYNGDARRPPMPGTGTFAHRIAAYAIGRPYPEKKAVAVDVATLASYEGVYRIDKDTARVLRVVDGRLTSQRTGSEAFALIPIGGDQFLFEEGLSRIAFERDAVGKVTAMRFFPDDEGEGEVTSRSDEPLPAARTEVELPAAVLQRLVGRYSHQGRVLTVALADGRPTAQLAGQPAFEIFAESPTRFFLKVVDAALEFAPGEAPASGVTLHQGGKALEYARVVD, from the coding sequence ATGCGCCATACGATCATCGGTCTGTTGCTGGCCATCGCCGCTTTCTTCCCGACAGCCGCCCTGGCCGCACCGCCGACGGATGCGGAAGTGGCGCGCTACGCGCGGTCCCTGCTCGAACAGTCGTTCCCGGATCCTGCAGCCACGCCCGGCATGGCGGTGCTGGTGGCGCGTGGCGACCGCGTCCTCTATCGCGATGCGCGCGGCACGGCCAGCCTGGAACTGGGCGTGCCGCTCGCGCCGGACCAGGTGTTCCGGATCGGCTCGGTGACCAAGCAGTTCGCCGCCGCCGGCGTGCTGAAGCTGGTGGAGGAGGGCAAGGTCGCGCTGGACGATCCGCTGGCGAAGTACGTGCCGGGATATCCCGGTGCCGGCCAGGTCAGCGTACGCATGCTGCTCAACCACACGTCCGGCATCCGCAGCTACACCGGCGTGCCCGGCGTCATGGACGGACCGATCCGGCAAGACCTGGCCACCGCGCAGCTGATCGACACCTTCAAGGACGAGAAGCCCGATTTCGAGCCCGGCAAGGGCTTCCGCTACAACAATTCCGGCTACGTGCTGGCCGGCGCGGTGATCGAGGCGGCCAGCGGCATGCCCTGGCACCAATACCTGGACCAGGCGCTCTTCCAGCCGCTGGGCCTGGCCCGCACCGGCTACGGCAACCAGGCGGTGGCGGTGATCCCGGGCCATGTCACCGGCTACACGCTCAACGGCGGGCAGTGGGCGCATGCGCGCCATCTCAGCATGACCCAGCCGCATGCGGCCGGCGCGCTGGTGTCCACGGTGGACGACCTGCTGAAGTGGAACCGCGCGCTGCATGGAGGCCGGGTGCTGAAGGCGGAGACCTACCGGCAGATGATCGAACCGTTCCAGGAGGATGAGCCGTACGGGTTCGGCATCGTCCACCAGCCGTTCCGTGGCGCGCACCTGCTGCAGCATGGGGGCGGCATCTTCGGCTTCTCGTCCTACCTGGCCTACGTGCCGGACGCCGAACTCACCGTGGCCGTGCTCTACAACGGCGACGCCAGGCGTCCGCCGATGCCCGGCACCGGCACCTTCGCCCACCGCATCGCTGCCTACGCCATCGGCCGGCCCTACCCGGAGAAGAAGGCGGTGGCCGTGGATGTGGCCACGCTGGCGTCGTACGAGGGCGTGTACCGCATCGACAAGGACACCGCGCGGGTGCTGCGCGTGGTCGATGGCCGCCTGACGTCCCAGCGGACCGGCAGCGAGGCCTTCGCGTTGATTCCGATCGGGGGCGACCAGTTCCTGTTCGAGGAGGGACTGTCGCGGATCGCATTCGAGCGCGATGCGGTGGGCAAGGTGACGGCGATGCGCTTCTTCCCCGACGACGAGGGTGAAGGCGAGGTCACGTCGCGCAGCGACGAGCCGCTGCCGGCCGCGCGTACCGAGGTCGAGCTGCCGGCAGCGGTGCTGCAGCGCCTGGTCGGGCGCTATTCGCACCAGGGCAGGGTACTGACCGTGGCGCTGGCCGATGGCCGGCCGACCGCGCAGCTGGCCGGGCAACCGGCATTCGAGATCTTCGCCGAGTCGCCGACCCGGTTCTTCCTCAAGGTGGTCGATGCGGCGCTGGAGTTCGCGCCGGGCGAAGCGCCGGCATCCGGTGTAACCCTGCACCAGGGTGGGAAAGCGCTGGAGTACGCCCGCGTCGTGGACTGA
- a CDS encoding DUF938 domain-containing protein → MSAASEKPFAPACERNQGPILAVLQRHFGGVRRVLEVASGTGQHAVHFAAAMPWLVWQASDRAAYLPGIRQWLDEAALVNTPPPLALDVAGEWPSAGFDAVFSANSLHIMGWAEVEAFFAGTGRVLAPGGLLVVYGPFNYGGGYTSDSNRDFDAWLKARDARSGIRDAEAVDALACGIGLALLEDSALPANNRCRVWRRTG, encoded by the coding sequence ATGTCCGCCGCCAGCGAAAAACCGTTCGCGCCGGCCTGCGAGCGCAACCAGGGGCCGATCCTGGCCGTACTGCAGAGGCACTTCGGCGGCGTGCGCCGGGTGCTGGAAGTCGCCAGCGGCACCGGCCAGCATGCGGTGCACTTCGCCGCGGCGATGCCGTGGCTGGTCTGGCAGGCCAGCGACCGTGCCGCGTACCTGCCGGGCATCCGCCAGTGGCTGGACGAGGCGGCGCTGGTCAACACGCCGCCACCGCTGGCGCTGGACGTGGCCGGCGAGTGGCCGTCCGCCGGTTTCGATGCGGTGTTCAGCGCCAACAGCCTGCACATCATGGGTTGGGCGGAAGTCGAGGCCTTCTTCGCCGGCACCGGCCGCGTGCTGGCGCCCGGCGGCCTGCTGGTCGTGTACGGGCCGTTCAACTACGGCGGCGGCTACACCAGCGACAGCAACCGCGACTTCGACGCCTGGCTGAAGGCCCGCGATGCACGCTCGGGCATCCGCGACGCCGAGGCCGTGGACGCACTGGCGTGCGGCATCGGCCTGGCATTGCTGGAAGACAGTGCCCTGCCGGCCAACAACCGCTGCCGGGTCTGGCGGCGGACGGGCTGA